Below is a genomic region from Sediminitomix flava.
AAGTTGAGGCTTATCTTCAAACATTGGATGTAGAAGGAAATGAGCAAGCGCAAAAGAATTTGGATGCTGTTTTAGCTAAAATTGCTGAAATCAAGAATGCTTAATTTCTCTCAGAAGAACAAAATCCTGTCTTTACTCAAGTGGTAGAGACAGGATTTTCTTTTTACTTCTTTTTTAGGCGGAATAACTTTTTTCTGTTTCTGTATATATACTCGTATGTACCCGTAATATTTAAAATCAGAAATAGGAGAGCTGTAATTGGGATAAATAAAATGCCCCATTTTCCAAGAATTGGACTAAAAAGTCTTCCGTTGTGAAGCTCAAACATATAATTCCATAATGACATACGGTAATCTTCATACATTTCTTTCGGCATCTGATAAGGCTGTTTTCCATACATATCTAAGTTCATTAAGCCTTGTCCGTGTGCACTCACAAATTCTTCTCCGTCAGGTCTCTGAAAATATCCTGTAACCATATATTGTGCAGGTCGTCCCATGCTTTGGTAAAGAGGAACTGCGGTATTCATCATCAAATCTTTTGATAATTTTTTTCCTTCTTTATAATCAAAAAGCCCATAAAATGAGCCTATCCAAAAATGCTCATTGGGTTTAGCCTCAAAAACTGTTGCTCCCATTACAAAGATATTTACATCCCAATTAATCGGCTTAAACTCTTCACTCAGATCAGCTTTTCCCTCAAATAAACCTTCTGTGGTATCTAAGATGATTCGATCCTTTACAGGATCATAACAAGTATTTCTGATAGAATGATACCAAGGGTTTTTGACTATATATGATGGAATATATTTATCGGGTACTTTTCCGTTTACTAAAGCGACGAGTAGAGGAGGGCGCATAAATAAGCCTGTGCCTCCAAAAATCATTAGAAAACCGAGTATCCATAGCCCAATTTTACTGTGATTTTTAATGGTAAAGGCAAGCCATTTATTGTTTGAACTGACTTTGCCATTTTGCTTATTTTTTCGATTTATTTTCTTTTTGAAAGTGATGTAAAGAGCTGTAGCAGAAAGAAAAATTAAAACAATAGCAGCGATGTCATAAACTAGTTTTCCGGGCAAGCCCCAAAGCCAACCACTGTGAAGTGCGAAGAAAAACATAATTAAATCCATGTACGGACGGCTGTTTCTTCTCAATTCAACTTCTTCAAATAGGAGAGGTGATTGAATACTGCTTTTATAAACTCCTGACTTAGAAAAAGCTAATAACTCATTTCCTCTATTTATAATTTTGACAAATTGATCGTTTGTATAATTCCCAAGGTCAGCCTGTTGCCAATGATTGTTTTCTAAATCCAGTAACCAAATTCCGCCATAAGTAGCAGCTACTATTTGTTTGTTTTCTTTCAGCAGACAGATATCATTTGTTTTCTGAAAATATCTTGAGTCTGTAAATCCATTTTCTTTTTCTGAAATAAAAGATTTTCCTCTATCTATAGATCTCCAAATCCCTTGTTTTCCAGCAAAGAATAGCGTGTCTTCTCCTATGAATTCTGCATCAACTACAGCTCCTCTGTTCCAATTATATGGATGATATTCATCTGGAACTAGATTTTTGGATACACTAAAATTCGCAAACCAATCGGGGTGGTTAAGAATAACACCCGAAATACTCATCCAAATCAGAAAGAGAGATAGCGCAAGTCCGATGTATTTATGCCATGATTTGGCTAGTTTATATGTCCGTTTAGGGATAGGCGAAAAGAAATTTCTCATTTACAAACAAAGAATTGGTTTGTGATCCATTTATGGTAAATGTATAATAAAAGATGTTTAAGTCTTTTATTTTAAGTGGTTGGTTAAGTTTTATTTGTATTTAAATATGGGTTAGTATGTCTTCTTCAAAGTGAGTTTTGTAGAGAAACTAAAATGTATACTTTATCTACCAAA
It encodes:
- a CDS encoding PepSY-associated TM helix domain-containing protein, with protein sequence MRNFFSPIPKRTYKLAKSWHKYIGLALSLFLIWMSISGVILNHPDWFANFSVSKNLVPDEYHPYNWNRGAVVDAEFIGEDTLFFAGKQGIWRSIDRGKSFISEKENGFTDSRYFQKTNDICLLKENKQIVAATYGGIWLLDLENNHWQQADLGNYTNDQFVKIINRGNELLAFSKSGVYKSSIQSPLLFEEVELRRNSRPYMDLIMFFFALHSGWLWGLPGKLVYDIAAIVLIFLSATALYITFKKKINRKNKQNGKVSSNNKWLAFTIKNHSKIGLWILGFLMIFGGTGLFMRPPLLVALVNGKVPDKYIPSYIVKNPWYHSIRNTCYDPVKDRIILDTTEGLFEGKADLSEEFKPINWDVNIFVMGATVFEAKPNEHFWIGSFYGLFDYKEGKKLSKDLMMNTAVPLYQSMGRPAQYMVTGYFQRPDGEEFVSAHGQGLMNLDMYGKQPYQMPKEMYEDYRMSLWNYMFELHNGRLFSPILGKWGILFIPITALLFLILNITGTYEYIYRNRKKLFRLKKK